Genomic DNA from Pirellulales bacterium:
AGGCCGCATTGCTCGAAGCGATGGCCGAAAGCCGAGTCACCGTCGATGGCCAGAGTTATCCACTACCACCGCCGTTTCTCGTAATGGGCACCCAGAATCCCATCGACCACGAAGGCACATTCCCCTTGCCCGAGGCGCAACTGGATCGCTTTCTGATGCGATTCAGCTTGGGCTATCCGTCGATGGAAGATGAATTGAAAATGCTCGACATGCTCGAGCGCGGCCATCCGCTGGCGCAACTCAAGGCGGTCGCTTCGGCCGACGAGCTGATTGCTTGCCAACGGGCCGTGCGCGAGGTGCACGTCGATGAAAAGGTCCGCCGCTATCTGATGCAGATCGTTCACGGCACGCGCGAGAACGAGGACTTGACGCTGGGGGCCAGCCCGCGGGCGTCGCTGGCCCTGTTCCGCGCATCGCAAGCGATCGCGGCGATCTACGGCCGCAATTTCGTCCAGCCCGACGACATCAAGCGCGTGGCCGCGCCGATTCTCACCCATCGCGTGATCCTCCGCCCGGAAAGCCGCTTGCGAAAAATCACCGCCGCCGCGATCGTCGATGAGATCATCAAGGACGTCCGCGTCCCGATCCTCGCCGCGGCGCAGCCGAGTGCGGGGCTTTAGAGGCGGGAGATCGGAAGTGAGTAAGTCGCGAAATTGCAGAGATTCGAGATTACGAGGCGGCGATTCGCTCGACCGATTTTGCCGGGCCGCTCATTTGCCATGACTCACTCTCAGAATCCTTCCGTCATCCTTCGCAATTTCTGCGATGGCCACACCTCCGAACCACCCTTCCGGGAGAGAACCCTCGACTATCCAAACACCCTTCGTGTCGAGCCGCGCATGATACGGCTTCTCTCTTGCAATTTGGACCTCGCCGTAGATCGGCTCCCAAACCGCGACTGCAATCTTGATCGCCGTCTTTTCGTCGGGAACGATACCATCCTCCGGCT
This window encodes:
- a CDS encoding MoxR family ATPase, encoding MVEVTTTAKKIIANVEQVIVGKRQQIILSLVAWFSEGHILLEDVPGVAKTMLARALAASVGCAFKRIQCTPDLLPTDVTGVSVFNQKTTEFEFRPGPVFAQIVLTDEINRTTPRTQAALLEAMAESRVTVDGQSYPLPPPFLVMGTQNPIDHEGTFPLPEAQLDRFLMRFSLGYPSMEDELKMLDMLERGHPLAQLKAVASADELIACQRAVREVHVDEKVRRYLMQIVHGTRENEDLTLGASPRASLALFRASQAIAAIYGRNFVQPDDIKRVAAPILTHRVILRPESRLRKITAAAIVDEIIKDVRVPILAAAQPSAGL
- a CDS encoding YbbC/YhhH family protein → PSPSGKEASDVRKDAGGVQGTATLSDKAVIPKHAFQPEDGIVPDEKTAIKIAVAVWEPIYGEVQIAREKPYHARLDTKGVWIVEGSLPEGWFGGVAIAEIAKDDGRILRVSHGK